A single genomic interval of Stieleria maiorica harbors:
- a CDS encoding ABC transporter permease, which translates to MSGPHSRSLAIRASDAARHWGPAVIVALVALATWHLIAWGFKMPSALLPKPAEVWKAAMEHRIELLKALYATGLAAAAGLLAAIGLGSMISVGFSQSRRVRLAFFPYVIFLQTVPIVAIAPLLIIWSGYQFRTVVIVTVIVCLFPIVNSVTAGLMAIDRQWSDLFALYGAGRSQKLARLQIPAAVPYLILGAKTSSGLAVIGAIVAEFFVGNGTDYDGLGTLMTHWQGFVKTDALIAAVFTSTLLGLFLFGLVHLVSRTLLRRWIDVG; encoded by the coding sequence ATGAGCGGCCCCCATTCACGCTCACTGGCAATCCGTGCCTCTGATGCGGCACGGCACTGGGGACCAGCCGTCATCGTCGCCCTGGTCGCCCTGGCGACGTGGCATCTGATCGCTTGGGGGTTCAAGATGCCATCGGCGTTGCTGCCCAAACCGGCCGAGGTTTGGAAGGCGGCGATGGAGCACCGGATCGAATTGTTGAAGGCCTTGTACGCGACCGGATTGGCTGCCGCGGCAGGGTTGCTTGCCGCGATCGGATTGGGATCAATGATCAGCGTTGGGTTTTCACAATCGCGGCGTGTCCGCTTGGCATTCTTTCCTTACGTGATCTTTTTGCAAACCGTTCCCATCGTCGCGATCGCACCGTTGTTGATCATCTGGAGCGGCTACCAGTTTCGCACGGTGGTCATCGTGACCGTCATCGTCTGTCTGTTCCCGATCGTCAACAGCGTGACCGCAGGCCTGATGGCGATCGACCGGCAATGGTCTGACCTGTTCGCTCTGTACGGGGCCGGGCGATCCCAAAAGCTGGCACGGCTTCAAATACCTGCCGCGGTGCCCTACCTGATCCTGGGCGCGAAAACCAGCAGCGGACTGGCGGTGATCGGAGCGATCGTCGCCGAGTTCTTCGTCGGCAACGGCACCGATTATGACGGCTTGGGCACATTGATGACCCACTGGCAAGGCTTCGTCAAAACCGATGCCCTGATCGCCGCGGTCTTCACGTCAACGCTGCTGGGACTGTTTCTGTTCGGGCTGGTTCACCTGGTCTCACGCACCCTGCTGCGCCGCTGGATCGACGTGGGATAA
- the lhgO gene encoding L-2-hydroxyglutarate oxidase — protein sequence MSSSADPIDFIVIGAGIVGLATARRLLQRFPDCSVLVVESESDVAAHQSGHNSGVLHSGIYYKPGSIRASTCRTGKAAMEAFCDEHQIPWDRCGKVIVATDQDELQSMEGIAARGRENDVALERLDSDQLRELEPNAAGIAALHVPETGIVDFRVVCRKLAECIRRSAGRIVFETRIVSIDATPRSIRLTAADGQVFEAAMMVNCGGLQCDRIAAMAGVSPEIRIVPFRGEYYELAPGRETLVRNLIYPVPDPSFPFLGVHFTRMIGGGVECGPNAVLALAREGYDWKTLRWKDLSQTLGFGGFRKLALRHWKTGLGEVHRSLSKAAFVAALQKLMPCLTASDLVRGRAGVRAQAVAPDGQLVDDFLFQRSDAAVHVLNAPSPAATASLAIAQTIVDQVER from the coding sequence ATGTCCTCCAGCGCTGATCCAATCGACTTCATCGTGATCGGCGCCGGGATCGTGGGGCTGGCCACCGCCCGACGTCTGCTGCAGCGATTTCCGGATTGCTCGGTCCTGGTCGTCGAATCGGAATCCGACGTCGCTGCACATCAAAGCGGCCACAATTCCGGTGTTCTGCATTCGGGGATCTACTACAAACCCGGATCGATCCGCGCGAGCACGTGTCGCACCGGCAAAGCGGCGATGGAAGCTTTTTGCGACGAGCACCAGATTCCCTGGGATCGCTGTGGAAAAGTCATCGTCGCGACCGATCAGGACGAACTGCAATCGATGGAAGGGATTGCCGCACGGGGCCGCGAGAATGACGTCGCGTTGGAGCGTCTTGATAGCGACCAACTGAGAGAATTGGAGCCCAACGCGGCGGGGATCGCCGCCCTGCACGTGCCCGAAACGGGCATCGTGGACTTTCGCGTGGTGTGCCGAAAACTGGCCGAGTGCATCCGCCGATCCGCTGGCCGGATCGTTTTCGAGACCCGCATCGTTTCGATCGATGCAACGCCCCGCTCGATTCGGCTGACCGCCGCCGACGGCCAGGTGTTTGAAGCGGCCATGATGGTCAATTGCGGCGGATTGCAATGTGACCGCATCGCCGCCATGGCCGGTGTCTCGCCGGAGATTCGAATCGTCCCGTTTCGCGGCGAGTACTACGAACTGGCACCCGGCCGCGAGACCCTGGTGCGAAACCTGATCTATCCCGTCCCGGATCCGTCCTTTCCCTTTTTGGGGGTGCACTTCACGCGGATGATCGGCGGAGGTGTTGAATGTGGGCCCAACGCCGTGCTGGCGCTTGCCCGAGAAGGTTACGATTGGAAAACGCTCCGCTGGAAAGACCTGTCACAGACACTCGGTTTTGGCGGCTTCCGAAAACTGGCGCTGCGACATTGGAAAACAGGGCTGGGGGAAGTGCATCGCTCGCTCAGCAAAGCGGCCTTCGTCGCCGCACTGCAAAAGCTGATGCCTTGTTTGACGGCATCCGACCTGGTTCGGGGACGTGCCGGAGTTCGCGCCCAAGCGGTCGCGCCCGACGGACAGTTGGTCGACGACTTTTTATTCCAACGCAGCGACGCCGCCGTACACGTTTTAAACGCGCCGTCACCGGCCGCGACGGCATCGTTGGCGATCGCGCAAACCATCGTTGACCAGGTCGAGCGTTGA
- a CDS encoding transglutaminase TgpA family protein, translating into MSMVSGSRTELSDSMRRELLAVPTVRTRLAFQFALLSAAGGLVLASGQGIDGIALLAVFAAVFGFVFVDWLRVFELPPIGAYLAMAGAAGYCVQDFWGLQQRGEPQMVSVALLLVLVQGVLMMQRKSRRILEQLAVFCLLELVVAAIFNDAIGFGLWMIPIALVGGSALSLLGLVTLMESIDVTLDHPVVPPPKTRLGRLIQFVIGAREDLPPRNEFVATSSPESVISIHWAAGPWSRYALVVLSPSVFLIAAAFFFVLPRRVQPSRSALGGPAMVGFDDEIRMEQLGQVMQNSDPAVRVKLTDQTTGQPYLVNDSLYLRGKVLETYQVDYSSNRPIAKWVATDQGSISRRGRMPPPYRSREPSEQARFDRVHAKVTCEAMSRPALFAIAPFHQVGEVLDVVHAIDRWTLAREASEPPFPRLTYEFGTHAFRDGVQTRWIARASEAERMLTPYELTWERRFGRRTRRPRQDYVSDLLRVDRDSVPTAARLATQILEDSSAGDVNLSGAAVAMEQYLKTDPAFAYTLNLNATPIPDVDPVEQFLSVDRRGHCQYFASALALMLRSVGIPCRVVVGYRTEEYNAIGKYYIARQLHAHAWVEALIERDQIPPDTDLAGQRPSDRYWMRLDPTPAESALDDGNPEGVDGLLNLANNVWEDYVVEMDAERQSDDLVQVTGLRDVQSSYQRMWNSMRGKLAQIRDGRLEAGQVQLPMRSIGRWLLAVAAAMVAIALWMRLTRLSLRRRERSPADVPVGQPQLHFYAETLNQLRRVGITRRADETPSELLQRVGQRFPPLRLLTDAFERCRYGQSEIGRERHLQDALSELTADVETQIQARDG; encoded by the coding sequence ATGTCGATGGTTAGCGGGAGTCGCACGGAGCTTTCCGACTCGATGCGACGCGAGTTGCTTGCGGTGCCGACCGTGCGGACACGTTTGGCGTTTCAGTTTGCGTTGTTGTCGGCCGCCGGCGGGTTGGTGCTGGCCAGCGGCCAAGGCATCGACGGCATCGCGCTGTTGGCCGTGTTCGCCGCCGTCTTCGGATTCGTCTTCGTCGATTGGTTGCGAGTGTTTGAATTGCCGCCGATCGGAGCCTATCTGGCCATGGCCGGCGCGGCGGGCTATTGCGTTCAGGATTTTTGGGGGCTGCAGCAGCGTGGCGAACCACAGATGGTGTCTGTCGCACTGTTGTTGGTGTTGGTTCAAGGCGTGTTGATGATGCAGCGCAAGTCGCGGCGGATTCTGGAGCAATTGGCGGTGTTTTGTTTGTTGGAGTTGGTGGTCGCTGCGATTTTCAATGACGCGATCGGCTTTGGGCTGTGGATGATTCCGATCGCCCTTGTCGGCGGAAGCGCGCTCAGCTTGTTGGGGCTGGTGACGTTGATGGAAAGCATCGACGTGACATTGGACCACCCGGTCGTCCCGCCGCCGAAAACGCGACTGGGGCGTTTGATTCAGTTCGTGATCGGGGCGCGGGAAGACCTTCCGCCACGCAACGAGTTCGTTGCGACGTCATCGCCGGAGTCGGTGATCTCGATTCATTGGGCGGCCGGGCCCTGGTCCCGTTACGCCCTGGTCGTGTTGTCGCCGTCCGTGTTCCTGATCGCAGCTGCGTTTTTCTTTGTCTTGCCCAGACGCGTCCAGCCGTCACGATCGGCCCTCGGCGGTCCTGCGATGGTCGGATTTGATGACGAAATCCGGATGGAACAACTCGGCCAAGTGATGCAGAACTCGGATCCGGCGGTGAGGGTCAAGTTGACGGACCAGACGACCGGCCAGCCCTACCTGGTCAATGACAGCTTGTATCTGCGCGGGAAAGTGCTGGAAACGTATCAGGTGGATTATTCGTCGAACCGCCCGATCGCGAAGTGGGTGGCGACCGACCAGGGTTCGATCAGCCGTCGTGGCCGGATGCCTCCGCCGTATCGCTCCCGTGAGCCATCCGAGCAGGCCCGATTTGATCGCGTTCATGCAAAAGTCACCTGTGAAGCGATGAGTCGACCGGCGCTGTTTGCCATCGCGCCGTTTCATCAGGTCGGTGAAGTGTTGGACGTCGTTCATGCGATCGACCGCTGGACGCTCGCCCGCGAAGCATCCGAACCGCCGTTTCCACGTTTAACCTACGAATTCGGCACCCATGCATTTCGTGACGGCGTGCAGACGCGATGGATCGCTCGGGCGAGTGAAGCGGAACGAATGCTGACGCCGTACGAGTTGACGTGGGAACGCCGCTTCGGACGCCGGACGCGGCGACCGCGACAAGACTATGTCAGCGATTTGTTGCGGGTCGATCGCGACAGCGTGCCGACGGCGGCCCGATTGGCCACTCAAATCCTGGAGGATTCCTCCGCCGGGGACGTCAATCTTTCCGGTGCCGCGGTGGCGATGGAACAGTATTTGAAAACCGACCCCGCGTTTGCCTACACGTTGAACCTAAATGCCACACCGATCCCCGATGTCGATCCGGTCGAACAGTTTCTGTCGGTCGATCGTCGCGGCCACTGTCAATACTTTGCTTCGGCGCTGGCATTGATGTTGCGAAGCGTCGGCATCCCCTGTCGCGTCGTCGTCGGCTACCGAACCGAAGAGTACAACGCGATCGGCAAGTACTACATCGCCCGACAATTGCACGCCCATGCGTGGGTCGAAGCGTTGATTGAGCGAGATCAGATTCCGCCCGACACCGATTTGGCCGGTCAGCGACCGTCGGATCGCTATTGGATGCGACTGGATCCGACGCCTGCCGAAAGCGCGCTCGATGACGGCAACCCGGAGGGCGTCGATGGGCTGTTGAATCTGGCCAACAACGTCTGGGAAGACTATGTCGTCGAGATGGATGCGGAGCGTCAGAGTGACGATCTGGTGCAAGTGACGGGGTTGCGCGACGTGCAAAGTTCGTATCAACGCATGTGGAATTCCATGCGGGGAAAGCTCGCGCAGATCCGTGACGGGCGTCTGGAGGCGGGCCAGGTTCAATTGCCGATGCGATCGATCGGCCGTTGGTTGCTCGCCGTCGCGGCGGCGATGGTTGCCATCGCTTTGTGGATGCGGTTGACGCGGCTGAGTCTGCGGCGGCGTGAACGGTCTCCGGCCGACGTGCCGGTGGGACAGCCACAATTGCACTTTTACGCCGAAACGCTGAATCAACTGCGACGCGTCGGAATCACACGCCGAGCGGACGAAACCCCGAGCGAATTGTTGCAGCGCGTGGGCCAACGTTTCCCGCCATTGCGATTGCTGACCGATGCCTTTGAACGTTGCCGTTACGGACAAAGCGAGATCGGCCGAGAGCGGCATTTGCAGGACGCTCTGTCCGAGTTGACGGCGGATGTTGAAACGCAGATTCAAGCCCGAGACGGCTAG
- a CDS encoding WecB/TagA/CpsF family glycosyltransferase: MPFLSNTLSDALPKNIVIDLGKHNVLGIGVDAIDYEAAIDKVIGAAVGRQPMSVTALAVHGVMTGVGDPEHRYRLNQFDLVCPDGQPVRWALNLLHGCGLTDRVYGPDLTLMLCRAAAQQAVGVFLFGSTDEVLTRFADSLQDQFPALQIAGVRPSRFRTLSPAERDALADEINSSGAGICFVGLGCPRQEVFAYEMRSRLNMPLIAVGAAFAFHAGMLAQAPPWMQRHGLEWLFRMAHEPRRLAKRYLTTNPAFVTRLAFQKLGLMHRQQEQGRPPQRELLFG, from the coding sequence GTGCCATTCCTGTCTAACACCCTTTCTGACGCTCTACCCAAAAACATTGTGATCGATCTGGGAAAACACAACGTGCTTGGCATCGGGGTCGACGCGATCGATTACGAGGCGGCGATCGACAAAGTGATCGGTGCCGCAGTTGGGCGGCAGCCGATGTCGGTCACGGCGCTCGCCGTTCACGGTGTAATGACCGGCGTTGGTGATCCGGAGCACCGGTATCGTCTGAATCAATTCGATCTGGTTTGCCCCGACGGTCAACCCGTTCGCTGGGCGTTGAATCTGTTGCACGGTTGTGGTTTGACCGATCGCGTGTACGGCCCCGATTTGACGCTGATGCTTTGCCGCGCCGCCGCACAGCAAGCGGTGGGGGTGTTCCTGTTCGGGTCGACCGACGAGGTGTTGACCCGGTTTGCCGATTCGTTGCAGGACCAGTTTCCGGCGTTGCAGATCGCCGGTGTGCGTCCGAGCCGATTTCGCACGTTGTCACCTGCAGAGCGCGACGCGTTGGCCGATGAAATCAACTCCAGCGGTGCCGGGATCTGTTTCGTCGGACTGGGATGTCCCCGACAGGAGGTGTTCGCCTATGAAATGCGATCTCGATTGAACATGCCCTTGATAGCCGTCGGTGCCGCGTTTGCCTTTCACGCCGGCATGTTGGCCCAGGCGCCGCCTTGGATGCAACGCCATGGACTGGAATGGCTGTTTCGAATGGCACACGAACCGAGACGGTTGGCCAAACGCTACCTGACGACCAACCCCGCGTTCGTAACGCGATTGGCCTTTCAAAAACTCGGCTTGATGCATCGGCAACAAGAGCAAGGCCGACCGCCGCAACGCGAGCTGTTGTTCGGTTGA
- a CDS encoding polysaccharide deacetylase family protein, which produces MSVETACKPPASLSVDFDNKWAYLRAAGRRDWESASSYLPIAAERMVDLLGELDLPLTVFVVGRDLRRDSDVQAIESFRSLKEVEYANHSMNHLPWMHTMEDQEIYDEISLTHDAMVSALGFYPRGFRGPGFSCPDEVLRVLAKLDYAYDASIFPTSVAPIARAVFLARTKLKGEQKERAKKLYGGFAAMRNPNRPFRRRIDAGQLWEIPVTVMPLIRTPIHFSYFTFLASVSKLAARTYLSNAFRLCRWTGTTPSLLLHPPDVLGREDDADMAYFPGMKLPRADKLELVRWALRLYARTFHVQTMIDQLRLLRSIR; this is translated from the coding sequence ATGTCGGTTGAGACCGCGTGTAAGCCACCGGCAAGTCTGTCGGTCGACTTTGACAACAAGTGGGCCTACCTTCGCGCCGCCGGCCGTCGGGATTGGGAATCGGCATCCAGCTACCTGCCGATTGCGGCCGAGCGAATGGTCGATCTTTTGGGGGAACTGGATCTGCCGCTGACCGTGTTCGTCGTCGGCCGAGATTTGCGCCGCGATTCGGACGTCCAAGCCATCGAATCGTTTCGGTCGCTCAAGGAGGTCGAGTACGCCAACCACTCGATGAATCACCTGCCTTGGATGCACACGATGGAGGATCAGGAGATCTATGATGAGATCTCGTTGACGCACGACGCGATGGTGTCGGCATTGGGATTTTATCCGCGTGGGTTTCGCGGCCCGGGGTTTTCATGCCCCGATGAAGTTCTGCGTGTTTTGGCGAAATTGGATTATGCCTACGACGCCTCCATTTTTCCCACCTCCGTTGCACCGATCGCCCGCGCCGTCTTTCTGGCCCGCACCAAACTTAAGGGCGAACAAAAAGAGCGGGCCAAGAAGCTTTACGGAGGCTTCGCGGCGATGCGCAATCCGAATCGGCCCTTCCGCCGCCGAATCGATGCCGGCCAGCTCTGGGAAATCCCGGTGACGGTGATGCCGCTGATTCGCACCCCGATCCATTTCAGCTACTTCACATTTTTGGCCAGCGTCTCAAAACTTGCGGCCCGGACCTACTTGAGCAACGCGTTTCGGCTTTGCCGCTGGACCGGCACGACACCCTCGTTGCTGCTGCATCCGCCTGACGTTTTGGGCCGCGAAGACGATGCGGACATGGCCTATTTTCCGGGCATGAAACTGCCACGCGCCGACAAGCTTGAACTCGTCCGCTGGGCACTTCGGCTTTACGCCCGAACTTTCCACGTTCAAACCATGATCGATCAGCTAAGGTTGCTTAGGTCAATACGCTGA
- a CDS encoding sugar transferase, whose translation MSFRRSVLRDGDSLLLTKTEFNREVTRERIRASRRSIPFCIVTIKVAGGRKLASRRGDLIRILHRNIRLTDQKADLGNNRFGVLLVDTPEMGGRAVLDRLSGLCETRNINATLSLRVHDPEGFDPDQDRDLPTGADKRRRDDKSESTWLRVDHGANESTALAVQSPSPAVRSQAIKSGSGGAMMQTVAADALVTHDDPLPNRSLERRFIKRAIDIVGASVGLVLVSPLLVVAAMAVKLTSPGPAFFKQTREGMHGKPFTIYKMRTMVLDAESRQSALREKSHRDGPAFKIKHDPRVTPIGHFLRRTCIDELPQFINVLRGDMSLVGPRPLPWHESRACNHWQRRRLDVPPGMTCYWQVNKSAAETFDDWMRMDLQYVDRNDLWRDLHLIARTALVPLTGRGGE comes from the coding sequence ATGTCGTTTCGACGCTCGGTTCTCCGAGATGGCGATTCGCTGTTGTTGACGAAGACGGAGTTCAATCGTGAGGTAACGCGTGAGCGGATCCGAGCAAGTCGCCGGTCGATCCCGTTTTGTATTGTCACGATCAAAGTGGCCGGCGGTCGCAAACTCGCGTCGCGTCGCGGCGACTTGATCCGCATCCTGCACCGCAACATTCGCTTGACCGATCAGAAAGCGGACTTAGGGAACAATCGGTTCGGCGTGTTGCTGGTCGATACTCCGGAGATGGGCGGACGTGCCGTGCTGGATCGACTTTCCGGTCTCTGCGAAACGCGGAACATCAACGCCACGTTGTCGCTGCGTGTCCATGACCCCGAAGGTTTTGACCCGGACCAGGATCGCGATCTTCCCACGGGGGCGGACAAGCGACGGAGGGATGACAAGTCGGAATCCACTTGGTTGCGCGTCGACCACGGGGCAAACGAGTCAACGGCTTTGGCGGTCCAATCACCTTCGCCGGCGGTACGATCGCAAGCGATCAAGTCGGGATCCGGCGGGGCGATGATGCAAACCGTAGCGGCGGATGCCTTGGTGACCCATGATGATCCGTTGCCCAATCGGTCGCTGGAGCGACGTTTCATCAAACGTGCTATCGACATCGTCGGCGCATCGGTCGGATTGGTCTTGGTCAGCCCACTGTTGGTGGTCGCCGCGATGGCGGTCAAGCTGACCAGCCCCGGGCCGGCATTCTTTAAACAGACACGTGAGGGGATGCACGGCAAACCGTTCACGATCTACAAGATGCGGACCATGGTCCTGGACGCCGAGAGTCGACAGTCCGCCCTCCGCGAAAAAAGTCATCGGGACGGTCCGGCTTTTAAAATCAAGCACGATCCCCGCGTCACGCCGATCGGACATTTCTTGCGGCGGACCTGTATCGACGAGTTGCCCCAATTCATCAACGTGCTGCGCGGTGACATGTCGCTGGTCGGACCACGACCGTTGCCGTGGCACGAAAGTCGCGCCTGCAATCATTGGCAACGCCGTCGATTGGATGTGCCGCCGGGGATGACGTGCTACTGGCAAGTCAACAAGTCGGCCGCAGAAACGTTCGACGACTGGATGCGGATGGATTTACAGTACGTCGACCGCAACGACCTCTGGCGGGATTTGCATCTGATCGCCCGAACCGCATTGGTGCCGTTGACCGGACGCGGTGGTGAGTAA
- a CDS encoding ABC transporter ATP-binding protein, which produces MNELAPDDRPAAASIHCRAVTVQFAPQAIAVDRVDLNVRSGEIIALIGPSGCGKTTLLRAIAGLQTMTGGTVELEPVAIAGEGQIGFVFQQPGLLPWATTLQNVLLPMELIGRGTRQQRRLAAQASLASVQLADAQFKRPHELSGGMQMRASIARALVTHPSVLLLDEPFAALDDMLRNDLGRLLLSLWQRQRFTAVMVTHNISESILLSHRIAVMREGVLETVVDNPLAWPRDPAMMRTPQFAEFFGVVSDLLRGAADSTQPGNRGGAS; this is translated from the coding sequence GTGAACGAGCTTGCCCCTGACGACCGACCCGCCGCCGCCTCCATTCATTGCCGAGCCGTCACGGTCCAGTTCGCCCCGCAAGCGATCGCCGTCGATCGCGTCGATTTGAACGTGCGTAGCGGGGAAATCATCGCATTGATCGGACCAAGCGGATGTGGAAAAACGACGCTGCTGCGTGCGATCGCCGGACTGCAAACGATGACCGGCGGCACGGTCGAACTCGAACCGGTCGCCATCGCCGGGGAAGGACAGATCGGATTCGTCTTTCAACAACCGGGGCTGTTGCCCTGGGCAACGACGTTGCAAAACGTCCTGCTGCCGATGGAGTTGATCGGACGTGGGACCCGACAACAACGTCGGCTTGCCGCCCAGGCATCCCTGGCGTCGGTTCAACTGGCCGATGCCCAATTCAAACGGCCACACGAACTGTCCGGCGGGATGCAGATGCGGGCGTCGATCGCTCGGGCACTGGTCACCCATCCCAGCGTGTTGTTGCTGGACGAACCCTTTGCCGCGTTGGACGACATGTTGCGCAACGATTTGGGCCGGCTGCTGCTTTCGCTTTGGCAGCGACAACGATTCACCGCCGTGATGGTCACCCACAACATCAGCGAATCGATCCTGCTTTCACACCGTATCGCCGTGATGCGCGAGGGGGTCTTGGAAACAGTGGTCGACAATCCCCTGGCGTGGCCACGCGATCCGGCGATGATGAGAACACCGCAGTTCGCAGAGTTTTTTGGCGTCGTCAGCGACTTGCTTCGCGGTGCGGCCGATTCCACGCAGCCCGGAAACCGCGGCGGTGCGTCATGA
- a CDS encoding DUF58 domain-containing protein, which translates to MATRRPKPLFRYRITRLGFHVLFVALFAMIGGALRGFNLLLVLAGLLISVVLLQWRSGRHAILRADLRRHGGSGVFAGTPATMRYDVRNSGRWSPLWCLRIEDPLIAADAGDTRAATGPLDEKHPGAVIATLVASLGHVPPGQTRSTSVICRFHRRGRYRLGPVVVSTTFPFGLMNCERLGPETSESLWVYPRLLTLRRGWTAMLPPRRGGDGHRSSGGSNDDGEFFGLRPWQSGDHVKHIHWRTTARIGAPAVRQFEQRNRHQLCFIVDVVDNESTRGGEERVLEAAATMISELACTTSSMALLVADAHALGSSSHCGVYTSARADVTPLLERLAIAKPVRLDDSRNDPLARAVAQQASQLFPYDLVVVSQRRFSDVTQRRSADPAREKALSVWRYFDQRSRLAWINVDSPAVARYLSIDDGGHLKSGVTREAANVDG; encoded by the coding sequence ATGGCGACACGTCGACCCAAACCGCTGTTTCGTTACCGCATCACGCGATTGGGATTCCATGTGCTGTTTGTCGCGTTGTTCGCGATGATCGGCGGGGCACTGCGGGGGTTCAATCTGCTGTTGGTGCTGGCGGGATTGTTGATCAGCGTGGTGCTGCTGCAGTGGCGCAGCGGACGCCATGCGATTTTGCGAGCCGATCTTCGTCGCCACGGGGGCAGCGGAGTGTTTGCCGGTACGCCGGCGACAATGCGCTATGACGTGCGGAATTCCGGCAGATGGAGCCCGTTGTGGTGCTTGCGGATCGAAGACCCGTTGATTGCCGCTGATGCTGGCGACACCCGTGCAGCGACGGGCCCGCTCGACGAGAAACATCCCGGCGCGGTGATCGCCACGTTGGTCGCTAGTCTGGGGCATGTCCCGCCCGGTCAAACCCGCAGCACGTCGGTCATCTGTCGGTTCCACCGCCGCGGCCGCTATCGATTGGGGCCGGTCGTCGTCTCCACGACCTTTCCGTTCGGTTTGATGAATTGCGAACGACTGGGCCCGGAGACGTCCGAGTCATTGTGGGTTTACCCGCGGTTGCTGACCTTGCGTCGCGGATGGACGGCGATGCTGCCACCACGACGCGGTGGTGACGGTCATCGGTCCAGCGGCGGAAGCAACGATGACGGCGAGTTCTTTGGGTTGCGGCCCTGGCAATCGGGAGATCACGTCAAGCACATTCACTGGCGGACGACGGCGCGGATCGGTGCGCCGGCGGTGCGGCAATTTGAACAACGCAACCGGCATCAACTCTGTTTCATCGTCGACGTGGTCGACAACGAAAGCACACGTGGCGGTGAAGAACGGGTCCTGGAAGCGGCCGCGACGATGATCAGCGAATTGGCATGCACGACCAGTTCCATGGCACTGTTGGTCGCCGATGCGCACGCCTTGGGTTCATCCAGTCACTGCGGCGTGTACACGTCGGCCAGGGCGGACGTCACGCCGCTGTTGGAACGTTTGGCGATCGCAAAACCGGTCCGCCTGGATGATTCACGGAACGATCCGCTGGCCCGGGCCGTTGCCCAGCAAGCGTCGCAGCTATTCCCCTACGATTTGGTCGTGGTCAGCCAGCGACGATTCAGCGACGTCACGCAACGCCGATCCGCCGATCCGGCACGTGAGAAGGCGTTGTCGGTGTGGCGTTATTTCGATCAACGCTCTCGGCTGGCTTGGATCAATGTGGACTCTCCGGCGGTTGCGCGTTACTTGTCCATCGACGATGGCGGCCACCTCAAGTCCGGCGTGACACGGGAGGCGGCGAATGTCGATGGTTAG
- a CDS encoding class I SAM-dependent methyltransferase, protein MNTPQPPHASVLPRTLEPEPMDDATEVQEYQQMDHQGVNSAFVDDLIAGGTVGPRVIDLGCGTALIPILLCQKQSDVEVVGVDSSVEMLEAARIEIELGSVTGRVHLEHADCKVLEGFQDAAANTVISNTMLHHVAEPARVVAQAFRVLAPGGRLFLRDLVRPATEAEVEALVTLHAEGETDYARQLLRQSLHAALTVAEIADIAAGHDIPAEAIRMTSDRHWTLDWIKPDAI, encoded by the coding sequence TTGAACACGCCCCAGCCGCCCCACGCGTCCGTTTTGCCACGCACCCTCGAGCCGGAGCCGATGGACGATGCCACGGAGGTCCAGGAGTATCAACAAATGGACCACCAGGGTGTGAATTCAGCGTTTGTCGACGACTTGATCGCCGGTGGGACTGTCGGACCACGAGTGATCGACCTGGGCTGTGGCACGGCGCTGATTCCCATTTTGCTGTGCCAAAAACAGAGCGACGTCGAAGTCGTGGGCGTCGACAGTTCGGTCGAAATGCTGGAAGCGGCGCGGATCGAGATCGAATTGGGATCGGTGACCGGCCGGGTCCATCTGGAACACGCCGATTGCAAGGTGCTCGAAGGGTTCCAGGACGCCGCGGCCAACACCGTGATCTCCAACACGATGTTGCATCACGTGGCCGAACCGGCGCGGGTGGTCGCCCAAGCGTTTCGTGTGCTCGCCCCAGGTGGTCGCCTGTTTCTGCGCGACCTGGTTCGACCGGCGACCGAGGCCGAGGTTGAGGCATTGGTCACGCTGCATGCCGAGGGCGAGACGGATTACGCGCGCCAGTTGCTCCGCCAATCGCTTCACGCCGCTCTAACCGTCGCTGAAATTGCAGACATCGCAGCCGGACACGACATTCCGGCCGAGGCGATCCGCATGACCAGCGACCGTCATTGGACACTCGACTGGATCAAGCCCGATGCCATTTAA